The uncultured Subdoligranulum sp. genomic sequence TCGAGATGGACGGCGGGCTGGACGAGATCCTGGCCGCCCGCATCCGGGCGCTGCCCGCCGTGCTGCTCTGCGTCATGCTGCTGCCCTGAAGGAAAGGAGGACGCCATGGAAGAACTGAACTACCATTCCCTGGCCGGGCTGGTCCTGGCCGCCGAACAGGCAAACGAACCGCTGTCGGCGCTGGTGCTGCGCCAGCAGGCCGCCCAGCTGGAACAGACCGAGGAGCAAGTGTTCCGCCACATGGAGGAAAACTTCCGGGTCATGGCGGCCTGCATCGAGCCGGGCTGTGACCCCGACCTGCGGTCCACCAGCGGCCTCACCGGCGGGGACGCCGCGAAAATGCGCCGCCGGGTGGAGGCGGGGCAGAACCTCACCGGCCCGGTGCTGGGCGGGGCGCTCTACCGGGCGCTGGCCGTCAGTGAGCTGAACGCCGCCATGGGCCGCATTGTGGCGGCCCCCACCGCCGGCAGCTGCGGCATCCTGCCCGCTGTGCTGCTCACCATGGAGGAGCGGGGCGCCACCGAACATGACTGCGTCATGAGCATGTTCACCGCCAGCGCCGTGGGGCTGGTCATTGCCGAGAACGCCTGTCTGGCCGGGGCCCAGGGGGGCTGCCAGGCGGAGTGCGGCAGCGCGGCCGCCATGGCGGCCGCCGCGCTGGTGGAACTTTCGGGCGGCACGCCCCAGATGCTGGACGACGCGGTGGCCATCGCCCTGAAGAGCCAGCTGGGGCTGGTCTGCGACCCGGTGGCCGGGCTGGTGGAGATCCCCTGCATCAAGCGCAACGCCGCCGGGGCGGCCATCGCCTTCATGGCGGCGGAACTGGCCCTGGCGGGCATTTCCAGCCGCATCCCCGCCGACGAGGTCATTGTGGCCATGCGCCGGGTGGGCAACACCATGTCCCCCACCCTGAAGGAGACCGCCGAGGGGGGCCTTGCCGCCACCCCCACCGCCTGCCGTTTGCGCAAACAGGTGTTCGGATAAAAGGCTGCGGGATTTTCCCGCACCGCCGGAGCCGGACTGTTCAACATTTTCCCGCCCGCCCCTTGACAGGGGCGGGTTTTTGGGCCATCTTTATTTAGGAACCTAAGTATAAGGAGGAAGAACCATGCAGCACGACCGTCACGCCGCGCGGTATGTGAGCAAGCTGTCCAACAAGCTGCGCCGCCGCATCGACGCCTTTTCCACCCACGGCAGGATGAGAGGGTCCCAGGGGCGGGCGCTGCACTTTCTGCTGGCCCAGCAGGACGATGTCTTCCAGAAGGATATCGAGGACGAGTTCAGCCTGCGCCCCTCCACCGCCACCCAGCTGCTCAAATCCATGGAGCGGGACGGCCTCATCCGCCGGGAACCCCTGCCCCGGGACGCCCGCCGCAAGCGGATCGTCGTCACCGACAAGGCCCTGGCCTACCGTGCCGCCGTCATGGCCGACATCCAGGGGCTGGAGGCCGAGCTGACCCGGGACGTGGACGCCGCCGACCTGGAGGTCTTCTTCCGGGTCATTGAACAAATGCTGGACAATATGCACTGAATCCCGCTGCCGGTTTTTCCCGGCAGCGCTTTTGCGCCCCCGATACTTAGGAAACTAAACTTTTTACGGAGGTCTTGCTATGCAGGCAAACCAGGTGGACTATCTCCACGGCAAACTGTTCCCCATGATTCTGCGGTTTTCCATTCCCGCCGCCATCTCGCTGCTCATCACCGCCATCTACAACATTGTGGACCGGATGTTCGTGGGCAACGTCAACGGCACCTCCGCGCTGGCGGGCCTGTCGGTCTGCTTCCCCTCTCCTACATGATGATGGCCTTCGGGCTGATGTGCAGCGCCGGCGGCGCCACCTTCTTCAGCCTGCTCTCCGGCCAGGGGGAGACCAGGCGGATGCACAAGGCCTTCGGCAACGCCTTTGTGCTGGTCTGCGGCTGGGAAGTGCTGCTCACCGTCTTTCTGCTGGTGCTGGCCGACCCGCTGCTGGTGCTTTTCGGCGTCACCGACACCGCCTACCCCTACGCCATCGCCTACTACCGCATCGTGGCCCTGGGATGCCTTTTCCAGGGGCTGTCCCAGCTGTTCTGCGACTTCGTGCGGGTGTCCGGCAAGCCGGTGCTGGGCATGTGCGTCACCGGCATCGGCGCCGTGACCAACATCATCCTGGACGCGGTCTTCATCGTGGGGCTGGACTGGGGCGTGGTGGGCGCCGCCACCCTAAGCGACTTCGCCATCCTGAAAGCGCTGGCCGCCGACGGGCTGGGGGTGAGTTTCCTCTACGAGGCGGCGGTGGCCCGGGAACTGGCCGGGGGCCGCCTGGCCCGGTTCGATCTGGCGGGCATCCCGCTCCACGGGGCCTTCTATTTTGTCTGCCTGAAGGACAATCTTTTTGCCCGCAGCTGGATGGACTGGCTGCCCTGAAACAAAACAAAGCGCCCCGCGGTTTTCCGCCCGCGGGGCGCTTTTCTATGGGAAGAAAGGGAATGTCTCAGTTCTGCTTGGCGGCGGGGAAGATCTTCTTGTTCACGAAGAAGAAGACCACCATGGAGATGCCGCCGTTGAGGACGGTGGTGCCGATGTTATAGATGAAATCGGGCACCAGCAGGCCGGCCACCGCCACCCAGATGCAGTTGATGGAGTTGACGATGCAGGTGATGAGGCAGAAGGCGGCCAGATACCAGCCGATCTGGGGGCCCAGCTTGCCGTTGGAACGGAAGACGAAGTTGCGCTGGATGGGGAAGTTGATGCACTCGCCGATGACCATGGCCACCATGTAGGCGCAGAAGTAGGCAAGGCCGCCGTGTTCCTGGTCATAGCCCAGGATGTTCCA encodes the following:
- a CDS encoding MATE family efflux transporter yields the protein MAFGLMCSAGGATFFSLLSGQGETRRMHKAFGNAFVLVCGWEVLLTVFLLVLADPLLVLFGVTDTAYPYAIAYYRIVALGCLFQGLSQLFCDFVRVSGKPVLGMCVTGIGAVTNIILDAVFIVGLDWGVVGAATLSDFAILKALAADGLGVSFLYEAAVARELAGGRLARFDLAGIPLHGAFYFVCLKDNLFARSWMDWLP
- the sdaAA gene encoding L-serine ammonia-lyase, iron-sulfur-dependent, subunit alpha — translated: MEELNYHSLAGLVLAAEQANEPLSALVLRQQAAQLEQTEEQVFRHMEENFRVMAACIEPGCDPDLRSTSGLTGGDAAKMRRRVEAGQNLTGPVLGGALYRALAVSELNAAMGRIVAAPTAGSCGILPAVLLTMEERGATEHDCVMSMFTASAVGLVIAENACLAGAQGGCQAECGSAAAMAAAALVELSGGTPQMLDDAVAIALKSQLGLVCDPVAGLVEIPCIKRNAAGAAIAFMAAELALAGISSRIPADEVIVAMRRVGNTMSPTLKETAEGGLAATPTACRLRKQVFG
- a CDS encoding GtrA family protein, producing MKLWNAFAEKHPAAAQWVREGGLFVIVSNLITVLKYLLLQFLPAAFAGLGDASFGWPGIPLTLFGETFQWNILGYDQEHGGLAYFCAYMVAMVIGECINFPIQRNFVFRSNGKLGPQIGWYLAAFCLITCIVNSINCIWVAVAGLLVPDFIYNIGTTVLNGGISMVVFFFVNKKIFPAAKQN
- a CDS encoding MarR family winged helix-turn-helix transcriptional regulator, which encodes MQHDRHAARYVSKLSNKLRRRIDAFSTHGRMRGSQGRALHFLLAQQDDVFQKDIEDEFSLRPSTATQLLKSMERDGLIRREPLPRDARRKRIVVTDKALAYRAAVMADIQGLEAELTRDVDAADLEVFFRVIEQMLDNMH